From Bos indicus isolate NIAB-ARS_2022 breed Sahiwal x Tharparkar chromosome X, NIAB-ARS_B.indTharparkar_mat_pri_1.0, whole genome shotgun sequence:
gtagcttaccagagtcctcccatgggattttccaggcaagagtactggagtgggttgccatttcaatagaccaatggaacagaattgagagctcagaaataaacccaaacatATACAGTCAACCAGGGAATGAAGAAcctgcaaaggagaaaagacagtatCTATAATAAATGGTACTGGAATAATTGCTATTCAGAATGAAACtggtaattattagagaaatgcccatcaaaactacaatgaggtatcacctcacaccagtccaaatcagtcagttcaattcagtcgctcagtagtatctgactctttgcaaccccatggaccacagcatgccaggcttccctgtccatcaccaactcctggagctggctcaaactcatgtccatcaagttggtgatgccatcaaaccatctcatcctctgtcatccccttctcctcccaacttcaatatttcccagcatccaggtcttttccaatgagaatggccattattaaaacatctacaaataacaaatgctggaaagggtctggagaaaagggaaccctcctacacagttagtggaaatataaattggtacaggcactatggagaacagtatggaggttccttaaaaataaaaataaagttaccatatgatccagcaatcccactcctgagcatatatccagataaaactatCATTCCAAAAGATGCATGCATccctgtgttcatagcaacactatttacaatagccaatgtATCACcgtaaatgtccattgacagaagatttggcatgtgtgtgtgtgtgtgtgtgtgtatacatatatatagatataatgaaatattactcagccataaaaagaatgaaataatgccatttgcagctacaagTATGGATCTAGAGATCAGTATATTAAgtgaagttagaaagagaaagacaaataccatatgatgtcacttatatgtggaatctaaaatatgacacaaacgaacttatctatgaaacaggaaaagactcacagacatagagaagaggcttgtggttgccatggtggggaggggggagggaatggctagattgggagtttgggtttagcagatgtaaactggtatatatagaatggataaacaacaaggtcctactgtgtagcacagggaactatatcaatATCCTGTAATAGGTGACCAGAAACCATCCCAAGAGCGGCTGCGTGAGGCCGGGCCAGGAGGGAGGCCTTGACTCAGGTTTGACACACTCACCCTGAGCGTCCTTGTCACCTGGGTTTGTTTAGATGGCTCCCGCAAAGAAGGGGGGCAAGAAGAAGGGCTGGTCTGCCATCAATGAGATGGTGATCAGAGAATACACTATCAACATTCACAAGCGCATCCATGGAGTGGGTTTTAAGAAGCATGCCCCTAGGGCACTCAAAGACATCTGGAAATTTACCATGAAGGAGATGGGAACTCCAGATGTGCACATCGACACCAGACTCAACAAAGCCATCTGGGCCCAAGGAATAAGAAATGATGCATACCGGATCCGTGTGCAGTTGTCCAGAAAACGTAATGAAGACGAAGACTCGCCAAACAAGCTCTACACGTTGGTTACCTATGTGCCTGTCACCACCTTCAAAGATCTACAGACAGTCAATGTGGATGAGAACTAACTGCTGATTAACCAATAAAGTTAttgaactgcaaaaaaaaaaaaaaaaaaaatcctgtaataaaccaccatggaaaagaatatatacatatatattatatacattacatatatataactgaatccctttgctatacaccagaaactaataccatattgtaaatcaactatatttcaataaaaaaaagaatgaagctgaacACATGCCTTATACCTGATACCTCTCATAAatactaactcaaaatggatgaaaaacttatatgtaagacctgaaatcataaaacatctagaagaaaacattggaCTAAATCTCCTTGACATGAGTCTTGGTAATggtttttttggatatgacacatAAAGcactaacaacaaaataaaaaggtaagcAAGTGGGACTACCtcaaactaaaaaacctcttcacagcaaaagaagccatcaataaaatgaaaagaaaacttatgggatgataaaaatatttgcaagtcatacaTATGAGAgattaacatataaaatattaaagaactcacacaactcaatagcagaaaaacaaataaccctatttaaaaataggcaaaggactgTAATAGACATTAttccaaaaaagatatatgaGAGGCCAACGGATatgtggaaagatgctcaacatcactaatcattaaggaaatgcaaattaaaatcaaattaaaaattcacatttgttagaatggccatcatcaaaaaaagatgCTGGTGTGGATGTGGCAAAAAGAGAATTCTTGTGCACagctggtgggattgtaaattggtatagacactgtgaaaaatagtatggaaggccctcaaaaattaaaaataaaatcaccatgTGATTGAGCAATTTTACTTCTGGAACATATCCAAAGGAAAACACAAACTAAAAAATATATCTGtatcccaatattcatagcagtattatttataataaccaagatgtggaagcaattTAAAtacccatcaatagatgaatggataaagaagttatgatctaaaaaatacacacacacacagtgaactATTACttagccacaaaaagaatgaaatcttatcATTTGCAACATATGGATGGACCTCGAAgacattatactaaatgaaatgtcagacagaaaaTGATAAATAGTTTATGACCttatttacatgtgaaatcttttttaaaaactcatagaaaaagagatcagatttgtgattaTTAGAGATGGAGGTGGAATTGGAGGAAGTGGTCAAAAGGTCCAAACTTCTAGTTGCAAAATATGTAAGTACTAGGGATATAatatgggcttctcagatggtaaagaatctgcttgcaatgaaggagacctgggttcgatccctgggttgggaagatccccaggaggagggcatggcaacccactccagtattcttgcctggagaatccccatggacagaggagcctggtgggttacagtccatggagttgcaaagagttggacacaactgagggactaagcacagcacagaatggGGTTGTAATATACAATATGATAACTATAGCTAACACTGCTATATGATATATAGGAAAGTTAAGAAAGTAAGTCCTGATTTCTCATGATaagcaaaaagtttttttttctttctttcctctttactGTATCTTTATAAGATGGATGTTTGCTGAACCTAtcgtggtaatcatttcacaatatatgtatatcaaaccaTCATGCTCTGTGCCTTCAACttacacagaaataaatgttaattatttctaaacaaaactggaaaaaagacaaatatacaaAACAATGCTTTATAAACATTGGACAGCAAGACCTCACAGGATCCCTGAGAGAAAGGAAACACAGAAGGTGAGCCCTATGATTGCCCTAGCTTATTTCTGGGAAATAGTTTCCAGCACATAATGCAGGAAGTGCAAAACTGGAAAGAGTCTGGTATTCTCACTAAGTTGAGGAGATAGAGTGGAGGATTTCAGGAGGCCAAGGTGTTAGAATATGCAGGGCACAGTAATAGGAGTATACACAGAGTGAGAGCTATGGAAACATGCAGGTGCTACCTTTTCCAATTTTCCAGTCAGTTCTGAGCATGTGTTGTGAGGAAACTACCCTCAGAAAAGGAGCAGGCAGAACAATTCTTGGAGCTCAGACAGAACTGTTAAGAGTTCACATTCCTAAAAGCCAAAGTCAAGAAATCTCTTAATGATTGGGACATCAGATAAAGTACACAGAAGGATATTATCTCAGTAGAGAGGACAAATTTAACCCTAGACTAAAATATTTTGGTAGCTTCTGGTATAATCTAACAACTCTTAAAAGCAAAACTCAGAATGATCAAACTGTTTCCAAGTGTCTCAATTGTGTCTTaaaacaaagctttaaaaaagggaattaaaaaaaaaaaaaaatccatcagccAACCATGTAAAATCCAAAGTGTCTGGCATCTAGTCAAAAAGTACCAGGcatgcaaagaagcaggaaaatacaactcataatgaggagaaaaatcaatcaatataaataGTCCCCAAAATGCACAGCCAAGAGAATTAGTAGACATGGGTATTAAAACAGCTACTCTACATGTTTATTGCCTAGCCACAAGATCACAAATATGCTATTTTATTAACCCACATGGGATGAACTTTTGTGCATATGCAAAATAGAAGttgagtcactttttttttttttactatatggaTATCCAACTGACCAAGCATCATTAATTGACAAAGAACATTCTTCCCTTGCTATGCAGATGTAACCTGTGTTACAAAAAAATGGTTCGTATATGAAGAAattgttttcagaaagaaaacgAATGTGCAAAAGGAACCATTATAGTACttagcattttataaaatgaaaaagatgcaTGTATTCAAAGGGAAATGTGCTGTGGAAATACATAAGAGATGAGATGTTGCAGGACCTTAATCATAAACATATGCAAAGTTAGCATTGTCACATTCTATATGAAGTTCTTGGAAATACAACTTAGTCAGGGCTGGGGAGTGGGCATCTTGCATCTGATGAGTCACCATAATGCTACTTCCctattcttttgttgttcagtctctcagtcgtgtccaactctttgcaaccccatggactgcagcatgccaggcttccctgtctttcactgtctcccagagtttgctcaaactcatgtccactgagtcgataataccatccaaccatctcatcctctgccgccaccttctcctcctgccctcagtctttcccagcatcagggtcttttccagtcacatcatgtggccaaagtattggagcttcagcttcagcatcagtccttccaataaatattcagggttgactccctttaggattgactggtttgatctccttgctgtctaagggactcacaagaaacttctctagcaccacagttcaaaagcatcaattcttcagtattcagtctttttattgtccagctctcacatccatacatgactacatgaaaaactatagctttgattagatggacctttgttggcaaagtaatgtctctgcttttgaatatgctgtctaggtttgtcatagcttttcttctaaggagcaagcgtcttttaatttcagggctgcatcCCGCTTATGGTGAATTGATCACCTTTATATTAGTAGTATGCAGAActatcggagaaggtgatggcaccccactccagtactcctgcctggaaaatcccatggatggaggagcctggttgactgcagtccatggggtcgcgtagagtcggacacgactgagtgacttcactttcacttttaactttcatgaattggagaaggaaatggcaacccactccagaattcttgcctggagaatcacagggacgggggagccttgtgggctgccatctatggggtcacacagagtcggacacaactgaagtgacagcagcagaaCTATCAAACAGTGGAATTTCCTTTGTCACCATTGTAACCAGGGGAATGAAATTATTCTCTTAGCAGAAGAagaattagaatatttattttatggtcTTACCTTCCTCCTCATCCTACTATAGAAGCTCAATAAGTCAATTCACCTCGGTGAATCTCAAACCCTTAAATTTAATGCATGTTACAGATGGTGCTGGCTTTTGTCAAAAGGGTATTTTTTCCCCAACATGTATCATGGTTGTAGCTCCTATACAATGATTTGAAAAGTCCTGAAGATCGGTACAGGCTATGTTACTAGCCCCTatccaagaaaaaaatctatatggGCTTAATGGAAGCTAGCCATGGCTTCAAAGAATGtgacttcattttcctttcaagtCAGTAAGCATTCCATGAGCATCTATCATATGCATAGGAGGTTGAAGTAGTATATGTAGAATTTGAAGACCACTAAACTTTCTGGAGAACTCTCACAATGGCCTCTTACTCGTCACCCTCAGGTACTACCTCCTTCTGACTTCTTTAACCATAAGATTCTGCATAGTTCAAGGAGGCCAACAGACTCCTTGGTCCTTTACTTCTGCTCCTCCAATGTGAGCTTAAGAAGCAGCAGAACCCCAGGTGAAAGAAGCCAACTGAGCCTGGAAGACTCAGAGTGCCTTTGAGCCTCTGGGAAATACCTAACTTTAGAAACATCTATGACAGTGTTTTCTACTTATTGCTCCAGTCTCCAGGAGGGGAGAAAAATGGCTAGAGACAGAGAGTACTGCTTCCTACATTCCCTTCTCAGTGGCCCTTTGGGTACAAAGAAAGACACGGTTCTCCTAACCTTCCATAATCTATAGGAGGTAACTCCTAGCACAAAAACACCACCTCACCCACATCCCACACCTGCCTAGTATGATGGGAAGTGGGAGAAGGAGGTTGCTGTTGAGAAAGGATGGACTGCTGGGTAAGATGAGATTCCTTCTGTGCTCCCCTTTTTGTTAAATCTAGCCCCATTCCTTTTAAGTTATtcatgtatactttaaaaaaaattggcatataactgctttacaatgctgtgttggtttctgctgtacaacaatatgaatcagctataagtatacatatgtcccctccttcttgagccttcctcccacccctctaagtcaccacagagcaccgagctgggCTCCctttgctatgcagcagcttcccactagctatctgttttacacacggtagtgtatatacatcagtcctactctctcaatttgtcgcaccctctccttcccccattgtGTCCACAAGCCATTCTCTagatctgcgtctctattccatCTTCTTTGTTTGGGTTGCTATCAAAGCTCCACCCTGTGCAGGGGAAGTTCTTACAGAATATCAGATGGGGTAATAGGGAATAGTCTGGATACCAAGGAGAAACAGAGCAATTCTATTGTAACAGGTCACCCACAGCCAAAGCAAATTATTCCCTCCAACTCCACTGGGAAGCAGAGCCCAAACTAGTGAGCAGCTACTAGGACTCCCTGTGCAGCTCTGGAAAAACACACAAAGCATACAGCTGCTCACCCTTAATTGATGAGCTGATAATTAACACCGTGTATGTAGACTTTGGGCCCAATATGTGACTTAATTTGTGAAAACAATGTCTGCCAGCAGCCTCCTGGTTCTGAAGGACACCAGCTGGGACTGAGATAAGCCAGAGCCAAAGGAAGACTAAAGAGGACCACTGACATCCTTAAAGCTCATCAGGGGAAAAGGCAGGGAGAGGCAGGATTTCCTAGGAGAATGAGAGCAAGAGAGGAGACAAATatggagaggaaagaagggaagtacaagggagaaaaagaaatcagcaaaACATTTCTCAGAGAGCCCCAGACAAGCACTTTAATGTCATGGAGGCTGTCATCCCCCCAACCTTCCCACTCCCCATTCACATTCActacaactttattctttttatcttaaatctttaattttgtgttggtgtatagctgactaacaatgttgtgatagtttcaggcgaacagcaagggactcagccattgatatacatgtgtccattctcccggaaatccccctcccatccaggctgccacataacactgagcagagttccatgtgctatacagtaggttctggttggttatccatgttaaatatagcagtgtgtacctgtccatcccaaactccctaactaagCCCTTCCCCTCATTCctcccccctggcaaccacaagttcattctctgagtctgtgagttTCTCTTttgtgagttcatttgtatcatttctttgcagatttcacatataaggatgtcatatgatatttctccttcgctgtctgacttcactcagtataacaatctctaggttcatccatgttgctgcaaataggattatttccttctttttagcaGCTGGATAATATTCTATTGTTATATATACAccatgggcttccaggtggtgctggaggtaaagaatctgcttgccaatgcaggagatgtaagagataaaggtttgatccctgggttgggaatatcactggaggagggcacagcaacccactccagtattcttgcctagagactcccatggacagaggagcctggcgggctacagttcatggggttgaaaagagtcagacatgactgaaacgacgtagcatgcacgcacacactgtcgatggacatttaggttgcttcccatgtcttgactgttgtaaacagtgctgcaatgaactttggcACTGCACCTTTATTCTTGTTCATTCTCCCAACTCTCTCTCCAGACTCATTTTTTGGGGTAACCAAACCCACATATCTACAAATGGCAAGACATGTCAAATCCTTTTGTGGTTAAAATCTAGCTGTCAGctaccttttcagttcagttcagttcagttgctcagtcgtgtccaactctttgtgaccccatgaatcgcagcacgccaggcctccctgtccatcaccaactcccagagttcactcagactcacgtccatcgagtcagtgatgctatccagccatctcatcctctgtcgtccccttctcctcctgccccaaatccctcccaccatcagagtcttttccaatgagtcaactcttcgcatgaggtggccaaagtgctggagtttcagccttagcatcagctACCTTTTAGTGGCTGACAAAGTTGCACATTGCAAGTAGTTCTCTTTTGCTGCCAAATCTCCTGCTGCCGTGCTATTCTCTGTAATTGTGTCACTCAGTTCTCTCGGGTGAGCCAGGATTGCTGAAGGGTCCCTTTTTGAAGATTCTCCTCTGAGCTCATCTCCTGTACAGCAGGGATTGTCTTTGGCCTCCTTCTACCTGTCCTTTCAGCACCATCATTCTCCTTGATCCTGATTCCCTCTATCCAGCCTCCTGGCTCAGGATCCCTCTACTCTTCAATAGTAGATATCCTAATTCCTCAGGGAACTTGCTTTCCCTTCTGCCAACTAGCAAATGAAATGTAGTTGGTGGCTTAATGTATCACTCTTCCCTTGTGTAATTGCTGCCTTTTCATAATGGTTGAACTGAAGGAATAGCCCTCATATGGCAGAATAGTAAGTATGATGGTAGATAAGGAAATTGGGGGATAAGAGACCTCCCTATTCTTCTTCTGGCAAAGGTTGATCTTGGGTGTGAGGATAGCACTATCAGGTCACCAGGGATATTTGCCAAAGCTGAAAGGTCACCTTGTGATTTTCTTAAATTGGTTAGAGGGAAGAGAGAGCAAAGCCAATGAAAGTGAGTTTTACTTTTCACCTTGTTGCTCAAATGGTCAAGAGCACTTACCTTCAAGAGTTCCACATAATGGCTCTCTCCTGCCATGGGATTTACTCAGCTGACTACATTTTCTAAAACTGTATTAATGACAATGCCAACAAGAGAAAACCCAGATCATGCATAAACCATGGTACTTCCAAACTATGTTCTTGATACAACTCACAGACTCACTGGACAAAGCAAAGTGATATGCAAGCTGATCAACATTCACAGAGATAGAGAGAGGACTCAAGTCAAATCTGTTCTGGCCCATCCCTGGACTACTCATACTGGTCTGCCTTTGCACTTTTTGGCCACACACCGGTGCCTCTTGTTCCACGGAGTCCTGAGCCAGGCCAGAAAGGCAGGTACATCACTTCTTCCAAGAGAGATGGCATAGTTTCAAGTGCAGGAAGGAAGCAATTTTATCAGACCTCTGGCCCATTGAT
This genomic window contains:
- the LOC109555057 gene encoding large ribosomal subunit protein eL31-like yields the protein MAPAKKGGKKKGWSAINEMVIREYTINIHKRIHGVGFKKHAPRALKDIWKFTMKEMGTPDVHIDTRLNKAIWAQGIRNDAYRIRVQLSRKRNEDEDSPNKLYTLVTYVPVTTFKDLQTVNVDEN